The sequence CAGAGCTTGGTAACATTTCCTTTACACATAAGGCACAGCTCAGTAACTCCATGACACATagatacaaaacattcagtagatAACAGGACATTCAGGTGATAACAGGTATGTTTTCACATACAACTGTGAAAACATTGTATGtttgtaccccccccccccctcccttttcttccTTATTCCTGCTTGTGGACACTATAaagccttcatcagagtgtacAAGCCGGAagtacaagccgaaacatgtcaggtaatgcaacctaaaTATCTggtttgtgataaaagaaccagtaagATAATTGACAAGcgaaaacaaaatgcacatAGTACAACTATTATGACAAgtgaaaaattaaacaaagtaCCAAACTGAagcaaaactattttcaacCTAAAGGAACGTTtcatacaattattttttaaacatcttgttatatattttaaaattctaAATCAATACATTCATTTTGAGTTTCAAGACATGTATTTTCAAGTCCAAAATCTTTGACCACAATTTGACTCCATAACCGGTCGCCGCTAGGCTATTCCCGTTCCATAAAGCCAGGTTTGGTTGGCGTGTCCTTCTAAGAATCAATTCTGTGTGTTTATTGACTTTATAGTTTAAATAAGCGGCGGGAAAACATTAACCATTGAAAATGGCACTACCTTTTTTGTGGCGTGTTGCTCTTCGACTCTTATCGACGTGTTCTCTGAGGGTGAAGATGAGTTAATTGAGGGTAGACGTGCCTACATTGAGCATACAGATAagtggattgtttttttttgtcagtgtaCATAAATCACAGCTGATTGCCAAATAAGCTCTATCACATTCAGCCACATTTTCTATTGCCGGCTCTGGTTCCCGGTCAAGTCAGGACAAATGTAAGACAACATCATGTCTACCATGTTCTTGACAATGGACCTAGGGGGGTGCAGGTTGTGAGGTTGGTGGTGCGCCACGCACATCTGCCAAGCGTCCACCAGCCAAATGTCGAGACCTTCGAACATGGCGTGCAGCACCGTGTCCAGCTGCAGTGAAAACCAGTCGCTGTTGTACAGGCTGACGTCTCGCTGCAGAGCCTTAGGGTTGGGTGTGCGGATCACCACCACCGTCCCCGGCGCCCGGTCCAGGAGTCGCACCACCGCCTTGCGGATCTGCCGGAGGCGGTTTATGTACACCTCCACGGGAAAGGTGCCGAAGTGAGCCCAGACGCTGAGCGCCACCACCGTGTCGGGACCGCCGGTCAGGCCGTCCAGCTCGTTGGCGATGTACCGCAACTCGCTGGTCATAACTGGAGGGGTCCGAATGGGTGGGCCGTGGAAACGGTACTTGAGCAGAATGTTGTGCTTGCCGTCTACCGCCATAAAGGGTCCCACCGGTTTTGGATTCAAGGTGACTTGTTTCAAGTCTGCAGGACACGATACAATGAAGTTAGATAAGAGAAAACAACTGGTCAGGAACCACTGGGGCTTCAGCACAAGAACGCTTGGAAGTGGTCGTGAGCACTGAACAAAGTGTCATGACAGGGTCACACATCAACATTCACAACTCCCAATCCAAACTATGAGACAGAAGCACTAACCTGGGAGCACACTGTGGAGGTACTCAAACCACTGCCGCATGGTGGAGTCGCCGTACATGTAGACTGATTTGTTGGTCAAACACCGAGTGATGGCAAACGCTTTGTCAAAGTGGCGCATGGAGATCCCGCCCAACGGCCTCCACAGGTCCTGGTAGTAGTACCCAGACGTTGCTAACTTCACAGGATCCCGTCTTCGGCTGGCAGCTTCTACTCAATGACATCAACAAATTGCAAGCTCCCAAAAAACGAGAGTCATTCGTTTGACAATACCTTTCGTGAGAGCCAGCACATTGATGTTATCAGTTGAAGAAGCACGGATGGCAACTTTGATGTTCTTGCCACTGACGTAAAGAA comes from Syngnathus acus chromosome 21, fSynAcu1.2, whole genome shotgun sequence and encodes:
- the LOC119115078 gene encoding NXPE family member 3-like, encoding HVIPSQSWKNHLVSALYKDQNRIHSSNLSETHQAFHHKRTPYCPHLAQPLSPEQELEERNLLDLLAWPKLPSGSEAPDLSQTSDPVHSRFTIVNDKNCSVGDQLEVLVQLQDFKGRPKRYGGDLLLARLHSPKYKAGVAGQVLDLKNGIYSARFPLLWEGSAQVDVVMVHSSEAVAVLQRLRAERPDRVYFSSIFGQGNHFEKTMCNMCLPPDQEPLCNFTDHRTGEPWYCYKPKMLSCDTRNNHAMGGYTKDIITKEEALLFQSGKNIKVAIRASSTDNINVLALTKEAASRRRDPVKLATSGYYYQDLWRPLGGISMRHFDKAFAITRCLTNKSVYMYGDSTMRQWFEYLHSVLPDLKQVTLNPKPVGPFMAVDGKHNILLKYRFHGPPIRTPPVMTSELRYIANELDGLTGGPDTVVALSVWAHFGTFPVEVYINRLRQIRKAVVRLLDRAPGTVVVIRTPNPKALQRDVSLYNSDWFSLQLDTVLHAMFEGLDIWLVDAWQMCVAHHQPHNLHPPRSIVKNMVDMMLSYICPFLEGHANQTWLYGTGIA